A DNA window from Drosophila sechellia strain sech25 chromosome X, ASM438219v1, whole genome shotgun sequence contains the following coding sequences:
- the LOC6615050 gene encoding high affinity cationic amino acid transporter 1 isoform X2, protein MKPSDLLLVLEKVKFRVPLPPGVSSTTLLPKLIRTKDVKQLQDGNAQPQKPKLTKCLNTLDLTSLGIGSCCGTGMYLVAGMVAQKIAGPGVIISFIIAAIASIFSGACYAEFGVRVPHTSGSAYMYSYVAVGEFVAFIIGWNMILEYLIGTSACACALSSSFDSLTGNAIARTISESIGTIFGKPPDFIAFGITLLMTCVLAMGASKSVIFNHSLNAVNLATWVFVMAAGLFYVDTKTWSEHQGFLPYGWSGVFSGAATCFYAFIGFDIIATTGEEAHNPQKSIPKAIVGSLVVVLIAYVSVSLVLTLVVPYDHINTGAALVQMWSYVSAPKCRAVVAIGATAGLSVAMFGSMFPMPRVIYAMAQDGLIFRQLSQLWHRTNVPGLATIGSGLAAALVALTVRLEILVEMMSIGTLLAYTLVSTCVLVLRYQPHSTSLVELLPAQLRTPVAPGTASDSRSHVTPAEVLEVPGKLTIKRVTRGMSDSDDSFIDDSPEGFLGGRDDQFLVSDRSENKFYGSVHGAPTGPTGQATAFDAMGLNFVTRKIHDYAYLCPGFFPWINPGQATAESGMYVTKLVGIMFGLIFFLDLFAAIGWSGGLAAFIYFILFIGIFVILLIISRQPQNRYALAFLTPGLPFIPTIAITVNIYLIFKLSILTLVRFTVWMSLGFIMYFYYGITHSSLEQASDDLELHVDYSKNVEEKAVWDQQSYNQTHEPVWASKEVKQPSKQRYNYGKTTSSSSSAQGSAPEKPAGRSTAGSNRPVPPPPIAGQAKGSGSGSGPPMERQYTGQFSMFVDEGQFPTWDD, encoded by the exons ATGAAGCCGTCGGatttgttgttggtgctgGAGAAG GTCAAGTTCAGGGTGCCCCTGCCGCCAGGAGTCAGCTCGACGACGCTCCTGCCCAAGCTCATTCGCACCAAGGACGTGAAGCAGCTGCAGGACGGCAACGCACAGCCACAGAAGCCCAAGCTAACG AAATGTCTCAACACGCTGGATCTGACCTCGCTGGGCATCGGATCCTGCTGCGGCACGGGCATGTACCTGGTGGCCGGCATGGTGGCCCAGAAGATAGCCGGACCCGGAGTGattattagttttattatAGCCGCCATAGCGAGTATTTTCTCAG GCGCCTGCTATGCAGAGTTTGGCGTTCGTGTGCCACACACATCCGGCTCGGCctatatgtattcatatgtGGCGGTTGGAGAATTCGTAGCTTTTATAATTGGTTGGAATATGATATTGGAATATCTAATAG GAACAAGTGCCTGTGCCTGTGCGTTAAGTTCTAGTTTCGATTCCCTGACCGGCAATGCCATTGCGCGAACGATAAGCGAGTCCATCGGCACGATATTCG GCAAACCACCGGACTTTATTGCCTTCGGCATCACGCTGCTCATGACCTGCGTCCTGGCGATGGGTGCCAGCAAGTCGGTCATCTTCAACCACTCACTCAACGCCGTCAACCTGGCCACGTGGGTCTTCGTAATGGCCGCCGGGCTGTTCTATGTGGACACGAAGACGTGGTCCGAGCACCAGGGATTCCTGCCATACGGCTGGAGTGGT GTGTTTTCCGGTGCTGCAACCTGCTTCTACGCCTTTATCGGTTTCGACATCATCGCGACAACCGGCGAGGAGGCACACAATCCGCAGAAGAGTATACCGAAGGCGATCGTTGGTTCCCTGGTCGTCGTGCTAATCGCCTATGTTAGCGTTAGTCTAGTCCTAACTTTAGTGG TTCCCTACGACCACATCAACACGGGAGCGGCGCTGGTCCAGATGTGGTCGTACGTGAGTGCCCCGAAGTGCCGGGCGGTGGTGGCCATCGGAGCTACCGCAGGTCTTTCGGTGGCCATGTTTGGCTCCATGTTCCCCATGCCACGTGTCATCTATGCGATGGCCCAGGACGGCTTGATATTCAG ACAACTGTCGCAGCTGTGGCACCGCACCAATGTGCCCGGACTGGCGACCATTGGCAGCGGACTGGCCGCCGCCCTGGTGGCGCTCACCGTGCGCCTGGAGATCCTCGTCGAGATGATGTCaattggaacgctgctggccTACACGCTGGTGTCCACTTGCGTCCTGGTGCTGCGCTATCAGCCGCACAGCACTTCGCTGGTGGAGCTGCTCCCAGCCCAGCTGCGCACCCCGGTGGCGCCCGGGACGGCCAGCGATTCCCGATCCCACGTCACGCCCGCCGAGGTGCTGGAGGTGCCTGGCAAGCTGACCATCAAGCGTGTCACGCGCGGCATGTCCGACTCGGACGACTCCTTCATCGACGACAGCCCGGAGGGATTCCTGGGCGGTCGCGACGACCAGTTCCTCGTGTCCGATCGCTCCGAGAACAAGTTCTACGGCAGTGTACATGGCGCACCAACCGGGCCCACTGGCCAGGCCACCGCCTTCGATGCCATGGGCCTGAACTTCGTCACCCGGAAGATCCACGACTATGCGTACCTGTGCCCAGGCTTCTTTCCCTGGATCAATCCCGGCCAGGCCACCGCCGAGAGTG GCATGTACGTCACCAAGCTAGTGGGCATCATGTTCGGTCTCATATTCTTCCTGGACCTGTTCGCGGCCATTGGCTGGTCCGGTGGCCTCGCCGCcttcatttatttcattttgtttatcGGCATATTTGTGATATTATTGATTATATCGAGGCAGCCGCAGAATAG ATATGCGCTGGCCTTCCTCACGCCCGGACTCCCGTTCATTCCGACCATCGCCATCACCGTGAACATCTACCTGATATTCAAGCTGAGCATCCTCACGCTGGTCCGCTTCACCGTGTGGATGTCGCTGGGATTCATCATGTACTTCTACTACGGCATCACGCACAGCAGCCTCGAGCAGGCCAGCGACGACCTGGAGTTGCATGTCGACTAC AGCAAAAACGTCGAGGAGAAGGCCGTGTGGGATCAGCAATCGTACAACCAGACCCACGAACCCGTCTGGGCCAGCAAGGAGGTGAAGCAGCCGTCGA AGCAGCGCTATAACTACGGAAAGACCAcgtcgtcctcgtcgtcgGCCCAGGGCAGTGCGCCGGAGAAGCCAGCTGGCAGGAGCACTGCGGGCTCAAACCGACCTGTTCCACCACCTCCGATCGCCGGCCAGGCGaagggatcgggatcgggcaGCGGTCCTCCGATGGAACGCCAGTACACTGGCCAGTTCAGCATGTTCGTGGACGAGGGCCAGTTCCCCACGTGGGATGACTAA
- the LOC6615050 gene encoding high affinity cationic amino acid transporter 1 isoform X1, with translation MTGRLNNWVTGRLDGRGGCGPRWHSSFKSSCSNVGPRINCAALLRLQVKFRVPLPPGVSSTTLLPKLIRTKDVKQLQDGNAQPQKPKLTKCLNTLDLTSLGIGSCCGTGMYLVAGMVAQKIAGPGVIISFIIAAIASIFSGACYAEFGVRVPHTSGSAYMYSYVAVGEFVAFIIGWNMILEYLIGTSACACALSSSFDSLTGNAIARTISESIGTIFGKPPDFIAFGITLLMTCVLAMGASKSVIFNHSLNAVNLATWVFVMAAGLFYVDTKTWSEHQGFLPYGWSGVFSGAATCFYAFIGFDIIATTGEEAHNPQKSIPKAIVGSLVVVLIAYVSVSLVLTLVVPYDHINTGAALVQMWSYVSAPKCRAVVAIGATAGLSVAMFGSMFPMPRVIYAMAQDGLIFRQLSQLWHRTNVPGLATIGSGLAAALVALTVRLEILVEMMSIGTLLAYTLVSTCVLVLRYQPHSTSLVELLPAQLRTPVAPGTASDSRSHVTPAEVLEVPGKLTIKRVTRGMSDSDDSFIDDSPEGFLGGRDDQFLVSDRSENKFYGSVHGAPTGPTGQATAFDAMGLNFVTRKIHDYAYLCPGFFPWINPGQATAESGMYVTKLVGIMFGLIFFLDLFAAIGWSGGLAAFIYFILFIGIFVILLIISRQPQNRYALAFLTPGLPFIPTIAITVNIYLIFKLSILTLVRFTVWMSLGFIMYFYYGITHSSLEQASDDLELHVDYSKNVEEKAVWDQQSYNQTHEPVWASKEVKQPSKQRYNYGKTTSSSSSAQGSAPEKPAGRSTAGSNRPVPPPPIAGQAKGSGSGSGPPMERQYTGQFSMFVDEGQFPTWDD, from the exons ATGACTGGGAGACTGAATAACTGGGTGACTGGGCGACTGGATGGCAGGGGAGGCTGTGGTCCTCGATGGCACTCATCTTTCAAAAGCAGCTGCTCGAACGTTGGTCCTCGAATTAATTGTGCTGCTCTGCTCCGATTGCAGGTCAAGTTCAGGGTGCCCCTGCCGCCAGGAGTCAGCTCGACGACGCTCCTGCCCAAGCTCATTCGCACCAAGGACGTGAAGCAGCTGCAGGACGGCAACGCACAGCCACAGAAGCCCAAGCTAACG AAATGTCTCAACACGCTGGATCTGACCTCGCTGGGCATCGGATCCTGCTGCGGCACGGGCATGTACCTGGTGGCCGGCATGGTGGCCCAGAAGATAGCCGGACCCGGAGTGattattagttttattatAGCCGCCATAGCGAGTATTTTCTCAG GCGCCTGCTATGCAGAGTTTGGCGTTCGTGTGCCACACACATCCGGCTCGGCctatatgtattcatatgtGGCGGTTGGAGAATTCGTAGCTTTTATAATTGGTTGGAATATGATATTGGAATATCTAATAG GAACAAGTGCCTGTGCCTGTGCGTTAAGTTCTAGTTTCGATTCCCTGACCGGCAATGCCATTGCGCGAACGATAAGCGAGTCCATCGGCACGATATTCG GCAAACCACCGGACTTTATTGCCTTCGGCATCACGCTGCTCATGACCTGCGTCCTGGCGATGGGTGCCAGCAAGTCGGTCATCTTCAACCACTCACTCAACGCCGTCAACCTGGCCACGTGGGTCTTCGTAATGGCCGCCGGGCTGTTCTATGTGGACACGAAGACGTGGTCCGAGCACCAGGGATTCCTGCCATACGGCTGGAGTGGT GTGTTTTCCGGTGCTGCAACCTGCTTCTACGCCTTTATCGGTTTCGACATCATCGCGACAACCGGCGAGGAGGCACACAATCCGCAGAAGAGTATACCGAAGGCGATCGTTGGTTCCCTGGTCGTCGTGCTAATCGCCTATGTTAGCGTTAGTCTAGTCCTAACTTTAGTGG TTCCCTACGACCACATCAACACGGGAGCGGCGCTGGTCCAGATGTGGTCGTACGTGAGTGCCCCGAAGTGCCGGGCGGTGGTGGCCATCGGAGCTACCGCAGGTCTTTCGGTGGCCATGTTTGGCTCCATGTTCCCCATGCCACGTGTCATCTATGCGATGGCCCAGGACGGCTTGATATTCAG ACAACTGTCGCAGCTGTGGCACCGCACCAATGTGCCCGGACTGGCGACCATTGGCAGCGGACTGGCCGCCGCCCTGGTGGCGCTCACCGTGCGCCTGGAGATCCTCGTCGAGATGATGTCaattggaacgctgctggccTACACGCTGGTGTCCACTTGCGTCCTGGTGCTGCGCTATCAGCCGCACAGCACTTCGCTGGTGGAGCTGCTCCCAGCCCAGCTGCGCACCCCGGTGGCGCCCGGGACGGCCAGCGATTCCCGATCCCACGTCACGCCCGCCGAGGTGCTGGAGGTGCCTGGCAAGCTGACCATCAAGCGTGTCACGCGCGGCATGTCCGACTCGGACGACTCCTTCATCGACGACAGCCCGGAGGGATTCCTGGGCGGTCGCGACGACCAGTTCCTCGTGTCCGATCGCTCCGAGAACAAGTTCTACGGCAGTGTACATGGCGCACCAACCGGGCCCACTGGCCAGGCCACCGCCTTCGATGCCATGGGCCTGAACTTCGTCACCCGGAAGATCCACGACTATGCGTACCTGTGCCCAGGCTTCTTTCCCTGGATCAATCCCGGCCAGGCCACCGCCGAGAGTG GCATGTACGTCACCAAGCTAGTGGGCATCATGTTCGGTCTCATATTCTTCCTGGACCTGTTCGCGGCCATTGGCTGGTCCGGTGGCCTCGCCGCcttcatttatttcattttgtttatcGGCATATTTGTGATATTATTGATTATATCGAGGCAGCCGCAGAATAG ATATGCGCTGGCCTTCCTCACGCCCGGACTCCCGTTCATTCCGACCATCGCCATCACCGTGAACATCTACCTGATATTCAAGCTGAGCATCCTCACGCTGGTCCGCTTCACCGTGTGGATGTCGCTGGGATTCATCATGTACTTCTACTACGGCATCACGCACAGCAGCCTCGAGCAGGCCAGCGACGACCTGGAGTTGCATGTCGACTAC AGCAAAAACGTCGAGGAGAAGGCCGTGTGGGATCAGCAATCGTACAACCAGACCCACGAACCCGTCTGGGCCAGCAAGGAGGTGAAGCAGCCGTCGA AGCAGCGCTATAACTACGGAAAGACCAcgtcgtcctcgtcgtcgGCCCAGGGCAGTGCGCCGGAGAAGCCAGCTGGCAGGAGCACTGCGGGCTCAAACCGACCTGTTCCACCACCTCCGATCGCCGGCCAGGCGaagggatcgggatcgggcaGCGGTCCTCCGATGGAACGCCAGTACACTGGCCAGTTCAGCATGTTCGTGGACGAGGGCCAGTTCCCCACGTGGGATGACTAA
- the LOC6615051 gene encoding AP-1 complex subunit beta-1, with the protein MTDSKYFTTTKKGEIFELKSELNNDKKEKKKEAVKKVIASMTVGKDVSALFPDVVNCMQTDNLELKKLVYLYLMNYAKSQPDMAIMAVNTFVKDCEDSNPLIRALAVRTMGCIRVDKITEYLCEPLRKCLKDEDPYVRKTAAVCVAKLYDISATMVEDQGFLDQLKDLLSDSNPMVVANAVAALSEINEASQSGQPLVEMNSVTINKLLTALNECTEWGQVFILDSLANYSPKDEREAQSICERITPRLAHANAAVVLSAVKVLMKLLEMLSSDSDFCATLTKKLAPPLVTLLSSEPEVQYVALRNINLIVQKRPDILKHEMKVFFVKYNDPIYVKLEKLDIMIRLANQSNIAQVLSELKEYATEVDVDFVRKAVRAIGRCAIKVEPSAERCVSTLLDLIQTKVNYVVQEAIVVIKDIFRKYPNKYESIISTLCENLDTLDEPEARASMVWIIGEYAERIDNADELLDSFLEGFQDENAQVQLQLLTAVVKLFLKRPSDTQELVQHVLSLATQDSDNPDLRDRGFIYWRLLSTDPAAAKEVVLADKPLISEETDLLEPTLLDELICHISSLASVYHKPPTAFVEGRGAGVRKSLPNRAAGSAAGAEQAENAAGSEAMVIPNQESLIGDLLSMDINAPAMPSAPAATSNVDLLGGGLDILLGGPPAEAAPGGATSLLGDIFGLGGATLSVGVQIPKVTWLPAEKGKGLEIQGTFSRRNGEVFMDMTLTNKAMQPMTNFAIQLNKNSFGLVPASPMQAAPLPPNQSIEVSMALGTNGPIQRMEPLNNLQVAVKNNIDIFYFACLVHGNVLFAEDGQLDKRVFLNTWKEIPAANELQYSLSGVIGTTDGIASKMTTNNIFTIAKRNVEGQDMLYQSLKLTNNIWVLLELKLQPGNPEATLSLKSRSVEVANIIFAAYEAIIRSP; encoded by the exons ATGACTGATTCCAAGTACTTCACCACCACCAAGAAGGGCGAGATCTTCGAGCTCAAGTCGGAGCTGAATAACGACAagaaggagaagaagaagGAGGCGGTGAAGAAGGTGATCGCCAGCATGACCGTGGGCAAAGACGTGTCCGCCCTCTTCCCGGACGTAGTCAACTGCATGCAGACGGACAACCTGGAGCTGAAGAAGCTGGTCTACCTTTATCTGATGAACTACGCCAAATCGCAGCCGGACATGGCCATCATGGCGGTGAATACGTTCGTGAAGGACTGCGAGGACTCCAATCCGCTGATCCGGGCGCTGGCCGTGCGCACCATGGGCTGCATTCGGGTGGACAAGATCACCGAGTACCTGTGCGAGCCGCTGCGCAAGTGCCTAAAGGACGAGGATCCGTATGTGCGCAAGACGGCCGCCGTGTGCGTAGCCAAGCTGTACGACATTTCGGCTACAATGGTGGAGGACCAAGGCTTCCTGGATCAGCTGAAGGATCTGCTATCCGACTCGAATCCCATGGTAGTGGCCAATGCGGTGGCCGCTCTGAGCGAGATTAACGAAGCCAGTCAGTCCGGCCAGCCCCTCGTGGAGATGAACTCGGTCACCATTAATAAGCTGCTGACGGCGCTCAACGAGTGCACCGAGTGGGGCCAGGTCTTTATCCTGGACTCGCTGGCCAACTACAGCCCGAAGGATGAGCGCGAGGCGCAGTCCATCTGCGAGCGAATCACTCCGCGTCTGGCTCACGCCAACGCCGCCGTCGTTCTGAGCGCCGTCAAGGTGCTAATGAAGTTGCTCGAAATGTTGTCCAGCGACAGCGACTTTTGCGCCACACTCACCAAGAAGCTGGCTCCGCCATTGGTCACGTTGCTCTCCTCAGAGCCGGAGGTGCAGTATGTGGCCCTGCGCAACATCAATCTGATTGTCCAGAAGCGACCAGACATTCTCAAGCACGAAATGAAGGTGTTCTTCGTGAAATACAACGATCCCATCTACGTGAAACTGGAGAAGCTAGACATCATGATCCGCCTGGCCAACCAGAGCAACATCGCCCAGGTGCTTAGCGAGCTGAAGGAGTACGCCACCGAGGTGGACGTGGACTTTGTGCGCAAGGCAGTCCGCGCCATCGGGCGATGCGCCATTAAGGTGGAGCCTTCTGCCGAACGCTGCGTGTCCACGCTGCTGGATCTTATCCAGACCAAGGTCAACTACGTGGTGCAGGAGGCCATTGTGGTCATCAAGGACATCTTCCGCAAGTACCCCAACAAGTACGAGAGCATTATCAGCACGCTGTGCGAAAACCTGGACACTCTGGACGAGCCGGAGGCACGCGCATCGATGGTTTGGATCATTGGCGAGTACGCAGAGCGCATTGACAACGCTGACGAGCTGCTTGACAGCTTCCTTGAAGGATTCCAG GATGAAAATGCACAggtgcagttgcagctgctgaCGGCCGTGGTTAAGTTGTTCCTCAAGCGCCCGTCGGACACCCAGGAGCTGGTGCAGCACGTACTATCATTGGCTACCCAAGATTCGGACAACCCCGATCTGCGTGACCGCGGCTTCATCTACTGGCGTCTCCTGTCCACGGACCCGGCCGCCGCCAAGGAGGTGGTGCTGGCCGACAAGCCACTTATCTCAGAGGAGACCGACCTTTTGGAGCCGACGCTGCTGGACGAGCTCATCTGCCACATTAGCTCGCTGGCCAGCGTCTATCATAAGCCTCCCACGGCGTTCGTGGAGGGTCGCGGAGCCGGTGTGCGCAAGTCGCTGCCCAACCGAGCCGCTGGATCTGCAGCTGGTGCAGAGCAAGCAGAAAACGCAGCCGGCTCAGAGGCAATGGTCATTCCCAACCAGGAGTCGCTCATTGGCGATCTGCTCTCCATGGATATCAACGCACCCGCCATGCCATCTGCTCCGGCAGCCACCAGCAATGTGGACCTTCTGGGCGGCGGTCTTGACATACTCCTCGGTGGCCCGCCAGCAGAGGCGGCTCCTGGTGGTGCCACCAGCCTGCTAGGCGACATTTTCGGACTGGGCGGAGCAACGCTATCGGTGGGTGTTCAGATTCCCAAGGTCACATGGCTGCCGGCGGAGAAGGGCAAGGGACTCGAAATACAAGGAACGTTCTCACGCCGCAACGGCGAAGTGTTCATGGACATGACTCTGACCAACAAAGCCATGCAGCCGATGACTAACTTCGCCATCCAACTGAACAAGAACAGCTTCGGCCTGGTGCCCGCGTCGCCCATGCAGGCTGCTCCCCTTCCACCCAACCAGTCGATCGAGGTCAGCATGGCCTTGGGCACCAACGGACCCATTCAGCGCATGGAGCCGCTCAACAACTTGCAGGTGGCCGTGAAGAACAACATCGACATCTTCTACTTCGCGTGCCTGGTGCACGGCAACGTGCTGTTCGCCGAGGATGGGCAGTTGGACAAGCGCGTGTTCCTCAACACCTGGAAGGAGATCCCCGCTGCCAACGAACTGCAGTATAGCCTGAGCGGTGTCATTGGCACCACCGACGGCATCGCCTCCAAGATGACCACCAACAACATCTTCACCATTGCCAAGCGTAACGTCGAGGGCCAGGACATGCTCTACCAGTCACTCAAGCTGACCAACAACATTTGGGTGCTGCTAGAGCTGAAGCTGCAGCCGGGCAACCCGGAAGCCACTCTCAGCCTCAAATCGCGCTCCGTGGAGGTGGCCAACATAATCTTCGCCGCCTACGAGGCCATCATCCGTTCGCCATAA
- the LOC6615053 gene encoding transmembrane protein 198, whose translation MRVAADMVYDYGSEDSMSTTHLDWPFLIKGILEGQTCTPTAPEPLAAILWAIFAVFGIVYALLGYRCLRAVGFLSGLLVGANGIFILQDFQITFLGKPADSALAIVAGLLGAVLGSTYPVASVLISAFAGALLSGAAMAFCVATFPDNEFGYREIYVAVVGGAVICSVLTLCCVKYVTILTSSIVGTAMILSAIDFFTHGLETINWIIGMRPHPSPPPCYGGLLIAAWPVTIVLSIMVQCFITAWRVDHRKRVYMRHHNHPGHAHGAHLPHSQQQAGPNHALAPVRRSQSRTRETREEARQRKFRYLYQVRTARGDIISQNFVSALQKRIQLSGTETPSERSIKSSSNERNTFRSDRTHFTTIHDPDSELCDKIEIVRDIG comes from the exons ATGAGGGTGGCGGCGGACATGGTGTACGACTACGGCAGCGAGGACTCCATGAGCACCACCCACCTGGACTGGCCCTTCCTCATCAAG GGCATCCTGGAGGGCCAGACGTGCACGCCCACTGCGCCGGAGCCGCTGGCCGCCATCCTGTGGGCCATCTTCGCCGTGTTCGGCATCGTGTACGCGCTGCTCGGCTACCGATGTCTGCGCGCCGTGGGCTTCCTCAGCGGACTGCTGGTGGGCGCCAACGGGATCTTCATTCTGCAGGACTTCCAGATCACCTTCCTGGGCAAGCCGGCGGACTCGGCGCTGGCCATTGTGGCGGGTTTGCTGGGCGCGGTGCTCGGCTCCACATATCCGGTGGCCTCTGTCCTCATTAGCGCCTTCGCCGGCGCCCTGCTCTCCGGCGCAGCCATGGCCTTCTGCGTGGCCACCTTTCCGGACAACGAGTTCGGG TACCGCGAGATCTATGTGGCCGTGGTGGGTGGAGCCGTCATCTGCTCCGTGCTGACCTTGTGCTGCGTGAAGTACGTGACCATTCTCACCTCCAGCATTGTGGGCACGGCCATGATCCTCAGCGCCATCGACTTCTTCACGCACGGCCTGGAGACCATTAATTGG ATTATCGGCATGCGGCCGCATCCCTCGCCGCCACCTTGCTACGGTGGCCTCCTGATCGCCGCCTGGCCCGTCACCATCGTGCTCAGCATCATGGTGCAGTGCTTCATTACCGCCTGGCGCGTGGATCACCGCAAGCGGGTGTACATGCGGCATCACAACCatcccggccacgcccacggcGCCCATCTGCCGCACAGCCAGCAGCAGGCGGGACCCAACCACGCCCTCGCTCCCGTCCGGCGATCCCAATCCCGCACCCGGGAGACGCGCGAGGAGGCCAGGCAGCGCAAGTTCCGCTATCTGTACCAGGTGCGCACGGCCCGTGGTGACATCATATCGCAG AACTTCGTGTCGGCTCTGCAGAAGCGCATCCAGCTGAGCGGCACGGAGACGCCGTCGGAGAGATCGATCAAGAGCAGCTCGAACGAGCGGAACACGTTCCGGAGCGACCGCACGCACTTCACCACCATCCACGATCCGGACTCGGAGCTGTGCGACAAGATCGAGATCGTCCGTGACATTGGATAA